From Methanospirillum lacunae, a single genomic window includes:
- a CDS encoding phosphoglycerate kinase, translated as MIKNLSQIDISRKKILLRVDFNSPIDPQAGVILDDKRFREHLRTIQALRDAICIIVTHQSRPGKKDFTSLEAHASRLQQLLGKPVTFIDDIFGHTAQDAVRNAHPGDVIMLENVRFNAEENLKLNGEESAKTLLIRNLSKMGDIFVNDAFGTAHRSQPTIVGLPEVMPSVAGLLMEKEISNLSRVFEGAPRPVTFILGGTKVDDSIDVAHHVLSNGIADRVITIGVVANIFLAAQGITIGKPSSDLITQLGYDNQIAIAKAILDEFGEKVFVPEAVAIRKDGIRVEIPVDQIPADCPILDIGGTGLKSCLDIIKNSKTVVLNGPAGLFEETDFALGTYEIIKAAADVQFSVVGGGHTAAVIEKMGYDKRFTHISTGGGACIEFLTGKKLPAIAALEKSAAKFS; from the coding sequence ATGATTAAAAATTTATCCCAGATTGACATCTCCCGAAAGAAAATACTCCTCAGGGTTGACTTCAATTCACCGATTGATCCCCAGGCAGGAGTTATACTTGATGACAAACGCTTCAGGGAACATTTGAGAACAATCCAGGCGCTCAGAGATGCGATATGTATCATCGTAACCCACCAGAGCAGGCCGGGAAAAAAAGATTTCACCTCCCTTGAGGCTCATGCATCAAGGCTCCAGCAGCTTTTGGGAAAACCTGTTACATTCATCGATGACATCTTCGGCCATACTGCCCAGGATGCAGTTAGAAATGCCCATCCTGGAGATGTTATTATGCTTGAAAATGTCAGGTTCAATGCGGAGGAGAACCTGAAGCTTAACGGAGAAGAATCAGCAAAGACACTCCTTATCAGAAACCTCTCTAAGATGGGAGATATTTTTGTCAATGATGCCTTCGGAACAGCACATCGTTCACAACCCACCATAGTGGGCCTTCCAGAGGTTATGCCGTCAGTGGCAGGTCTTCTTATGGAGAAAGAGATTTCAAACCTTTCCCGGGTCTTTGAGGGAGCTCCTAGGCCGGTCACCTTCATCCTGGGTGGTACTAAGGTTGATGATTCTATCGATGTAGCTCATCACGTACTTTCCAATGGTATTGCTGATCGTGTCATTACCATCGGCGTAGTTGCTAATATCTTCCTTGCAGCTCAGGGAATTACAATAGGTAAACCTTCTTCGGATCTTATCACTCAGCTTGGATATGATAATCAGATTGCAATTGCTAAGGCAATATTGGATGAATTCGGAGAGAAGGTCTTTGTTCCAGAGGCAGTAGCAATCCGAAAAGATGGTATTAGGGTTGAGATTCCGGTTGACCAAATCCCTGCCGACTGTCCAATCCTTGATATCGGCGGAACAGGCCTGAAATCCTGTCTTGATATTATCAAAAATTCTAAAACTGTTGTTCTGAACGGGCCAGCAGGTCTCTTTGAAGAGACAGATTTTGCACTTGGTACCTATGAAATTATCAAGGCTGCAGCAGATGTCCAGTTTTCGGTTGTAGGTGGCGGACATACAGCAGCTGTTATTGAAAAGATGGGATATGATAAACGGTTCACACATATTTCAACCGGTGGCGGAGCATGCATTGAATTCCTGACCGGAAAAAAATTACCAGCAATTGCAGCACTTGAAAAAAGTGCAGCCAAATTTTCATAA
- a CDS encoding VOC family protein, which produces MGDEQIVLTHIALYVTNLQRSMDFYKKILRMNVSEPISLKDQSAGLKYGHSLVTKGPVLVRNIINRANPSAYQQMFTDICHCSTADGTVNLILVQQTHPEKGYIRSVTGNTLYGFSCYLSSDIDTDDLAWDMAIADLSFQHGDTGTDGLDYSLNSNNHSLFVKDPDERMIELITSTDRKGEFITGLGHAVIYVNNIQASRRFYQEKCGLVDITPHSLVQNEWKKKYAWMGTAEGSPVIILYQVVKPDGTPIIAGGYGLDHMGLSAIYKGEGAISEPGCVTIHPPNSKEVSGNYLQDPDGYLIEIMK; this is translated from the coding sequence ATGGGAGACGAGCAGATAGTACTTACTCATATTGCTTTGTATGTAACAAACCTACAGCGGAGCATGGATTTTTATAAAAAAATCCTACGTATGAATGTCTCAGAACCAATCTCACTTAAAGATCAATCAGCCGGACTGAAATATGGACATTCACTGGTAACAAAAGGTCCAGTATTGGTTAGGAATATTATAAACCGGGCTAATCCTTCAGCATATCAACAGATGTTTACAGATATCTGCCACTGCAGTACCGCTGATGGAACTGTCAACCTGATTCTGGTCCAACAAACACATCCTGAAAAAGGATACATCAGATCAGTTACCGGAAATACCCTGTATGGATTCTCGTGTTACCTGTCATCTGATATTGACACCGACGATCTTGCCTGGGATATGGCTATTGCAGATCTCTCTTTTCAGCATGGAGATACTGGAACAGACGGGCTAGATTACTCACTAAATTCCAATAATCATTCACTCTTTGTCAAAGATCCTGACGAGCGGATGATAGAACTCATAACATCAACAGACAGGAAAGGGGAATTTATCACAGGTCTCGGACACGCTGTTATCTATGTCAATAATATTCAGGCAAGCAGAAGATTTTACCAGGAAAAATGTGGTCTGGTCGATATTACCCCTCATTCCCTTGTCCAAAATGAATGGAAAAAGAAGTATGCCTGGATGGGAACAGCAGAGGGATCACCAGTAATTATCCTATACCAGGTTGTAAAACCGGATGGAACCCCGATAATAGCCGGCGGATATGGACTAGATCACATGGGTCTGTCAGCGATTTACAAAGGAGAAGGAGCAATCAGTGAACCAGGATGTGTCACAATACATCCTCCAAATTCAAAAGAGGTATCTGGAAATTACCTTCAGGATCCTGATGGTTATTTGATTGAGATTATGAAATAG
- a CDS encoding DUF5806 family protein, with protein sequence MDLSHRSHDPGKYHKFKKVDGASYNQVNQFLRKRTFITAREWAISRLCADFQTSSGAEMTFIGRNLPELVPFMTGTYSPQAVNQARSSFKKKVNKAGATFLYGAMCGFYTPEELDDLLFEASEVARFLLEIESTAIGVDEEIEIEDQVTDIMRQVAEASARLLKLREDQQKAKLEKRRKQTKEADDQSDSDGVDIEVNDSESDMM encoded by the coding sequence ATGGATTTGTCGCATCGTTCACATGATCCAGGCAAGTATCATAAGTTCAAGAAGGTAGACGGAGCCTCATACAACCAGGTGAATCAGTTTCTACGCAAGCGGACATTCATTACCGCGCGAGAATGGGCTATATCACGTCTTTGTGCTGACTTTCAGACCTCTTCGGGCGCAGAGATGACCTTCATCGGACGTAACCTGCCAGAACTTGTTCCCTTCATGACTGGTACCTATTCGCCTCAGGCGGTGAACCAGGCCCGGAGTTCGTTTAAGAAAAAGGTGAACAAAGCAGGAGCAACCTTCCTGTATGGTGCGATGTGTGGTTTTTATACTCCTGAAGAACTTGATGATCTCCTCTTTGAAGCTAGTGAGGTTGCCCGGTTTTTACTTGAAATTGAGAGTACAGCAATTGGAGTCGATGAAGAGATAGAAATTGAAGATCAGGTCACTGATATCATGCGCCAGGTTGCCGAAGCATCAGCACGATTATTGAAACTTCGGGAAGATCAACAGAAAGCAAAGTTAGAAAAACGACGCAAACAGACGAAAGAAGCAGATGATCAGAGTGATTCTGATGGCGTTGACATCGAAGTCAATGATTCAGAATCCGATATGATGTGA
- the glmM gene encoding phosphoglucosamine mutase has protein sequence MAEAKKKQLFGTNGVRGVVGELMTPELVMKIAMAVGSMRPGTIAVGRDTRTSGPAFIEAAKAGLMAVGCNVVDCGILPTPGLQYLVKDHFDAGIVITASHNPGNYNGVKVIEPDGTEMGDENSILVEERVFSSSFAIKSWEEVASSRSAPDMFQEYIDGVVSKVPAGIGKGMTVAIDPGCGAAYRTTASILSDLGCRVLTLNAQPDGRFPARNPEPSEEGLAPLADLVKSVGAAFGVAHDGDADRAVFIDDKGRFVEENKEFALIADAVCHGKSGIIVTPVSSSRLIEQIGKRHACTVDYTAVGSIYVARRMRSLIEAGKSVIFGGEGNGGLIYPDHQFCRDGGMTAAMMVLLLSIKKQTLSSLVDDLPPSVMLKHKFHTDKAPAMIEVVSKKFSSDRINTIDGLRIDRDDAWALIRPSGTEPLVRLFIESQDETVAKAFEKEILDSISPILA, from the coding sequence ATGGCAGAAGCAAAGAAAAAACAGTTGTTTGGAACAAATGGGGTCAGGGGTGTTGTCGGTGAATTGATGACACCGGAATTGGTTATGAAGATCGCAATGGCAGTTGGGAGTATGCGCCCGGGCACGATTGCTGTTGGAAGAGATACCAGGACGTCGGGGCCAGCTTTTATCGAAGCTGCAAAAGCAGGTCTGATGGCAGTTGGATGTAATGTTGTGGATTGTGGGATTTTGCCGACCCCGGGTCTTCAGTATCTGGTGAAGGATCACTTTGATGCTGGAATTGTCATCACTGCCTCACATAATCCTGGAAATTACAATGGGGTCAAGGTAATTGAGCCCGATGGAACAGAAATGGGGGATGAAAATTCGATTCTCGTAGAAGAACGGGTTTTCTCAAGTTCTTTTGCGATTAAATCATGGGAAGAAGTAGCATCCAGCCGATCTGCTCCGGATATGTTTCAGGAATACATTGACGGTGTTGTTAGCAAAGTTCCTGCTGGAATAGGCAAAGGAATGACTGTCGCCATTGATCCCGGCTGTGGGGCTGCATACCGGACAACTGCATCTATTTTATCTGATCTTGGATGCCGTGTGCTGACTCTGAATGCACAACCTGATGGTCGATTTCCGGCACGCAATCCTGAGCCATCAGAAGAAGGTCTTGCTCCACTGGCTGATTTGGTTAAGTCAGTTGGAGCAGCATTTGGTGTTGCTCATGACGGAGATGCCGACCGTGCAGTTTTTATCGATGACAAGGGTCGGTTTGTTGAAGAGAATAAGGAGTTTGCCCTTATTGCTGATGCGGTCTGCCATGGAAAGTCCGGAATTATTGTAACACCAGTTAGTTCTTCCCGACTTATTGAACAGATTGGAAAACGTCACGCCTGTACAGTGGATTACACTGCTGTTGGGAGTATCTATGTGGCAAGGCGAATGAGATCTCTGATTGAAGCAGGAAAATCGGTGATCTTTGGGGGTGAAGGAAATGGAGGACTCATCTATCCGGATCATCAGTTTTGTCGTGATGGTGGCATGACTGCTGCAATGATGGTTCTTCTGCTTTCAATTAAAAAACAGACTTTGAGCAGTTTGGTTGATGATCTTCCCCCATCTGTAATGTTGAAGCATAAATTTCATACTGATAAAGCCCCGGCTATGATTGAAGTTGTCAGTAAGAAATTTTCAAGTGATAGGATCAATACAATTGATGGCCTTAGAATTGACAGAGATGATGCCTGGGCTCTTATTCGGCCTTCTGGGACAGAACCATTGGTTCGGTTATTTATTGAATCTCAAGATGAAACAGTAGCAAAAGCTTTTGAGAAAGAAATTCTGGATTCTATTAGCCCAATTTTAGCATAA
- a CDS encoding DEAD/DEAH box helicase has translation MTISSFSDLDLSPPILRALSDMGFEEPTPIQKQAIPLLMAGQDIAGQAQTGTGKTAAYAIPGIERCKEELRAVQVLVLCPTRELCVQIAAEYTRLLKYRKDIHVLPIYGGQAIDGQIRELKRGVHICIGTPGRILDHIARTTLSLSNVHLVVLDEADQMLDMGFRPDIESILSYVPRERQTVIFSATLPKPILQISRRYQRDPEMVRIAHKELTGPGIDQYFIELVESAKDDALFRLLDRHTPSRAMVFANTRRMVDLIASKLKAQGYLAEALHGDMKQRERDRVMGGFRHGSISILVASDVAARGIDVEDVEMVFNYDLPQDIEYYVHRIGRTARAGKGGKSVSFVMPRDRWRMKDIQRQTNTHMHRMSIPTAAEIAEARAKETISKIKTVIGSEDLTKYQEVIESLVAEGFDPVQLAAAFLKEKSAYTGSSGANEVVGGEFSEQPGSARLFISAGRKDGFSPRDIVYAVSSACNMPERAVGDIQMYPAYSFVQIPSSYVNRVISRLDGAEIRGVRIGVSPAKPRQQ, from the coding sequence ATGACTATATCCTCTTTTTCGGACCTAGATCTCTCGCCACCTATCCTTCGTGCCCTCTCCGATATGGGATTTGAAGAACCCACGCCGATACAAAAACAGGCGATCCCTCTCCTCATGGCCGGGCAGGACATTGCCGGCCAGGCTCAAACCGGTACCGGGAAGACAGCAGCGTATGCAATCCCGGGCATCGAACGATGTAAGGAGGAACTCAGGGCAGTTCAGGTCCTTGTCCTTTGTCCAACCAGAGAACTTTGTGTGCAGATCGCTGCAGAATACACCCGCCTTCTCAAATACAGAAAAGATATACATGTACTTCCGATATATGGCGGTCAGGCGATTGATGGACAGATTCGTGAGTTAAAACGCGGAGTTCATATTTGCATTGGAACTCCTGGACGGATTCTGGACCATATTGCGCGCACGACTCTCAGTCTGTCTAATGTTCATCTTGTTGTTCTTGATGAGGCTGATCAGATGCTTGACATGGGTTTCAGGCCAGACATTGAAAGTATTCTTTCATATGTTCCCCGAGAACGACAGACTGTTATCTTCTCAGCAACTCTCCCAAAACCAATTCTTCAAATATCACGCAGATACCAGCGTGATCCTGAAATGGTCCGGATTGCTCACAAAGAACTCACCGGTCCGGGAATTGATCAATATTTCATAGAACTGGTTGAATCAGCAAAGGACGATGCTCTCTTCAGGCTGCTTGATCGGCATACCCCTTCCAGGGCTATGGTTTTTGCCAACACCCGTCGGATGGTAGATCTCATCGCCAGCAAGCTAAAAGCACAGGGATATCTTGCAGAGGCTCTTCATGGTGACATGAAACAGCGTGAGCGGGATCGTGTTATGGGTGGATTCCGGCATGGATCTATCAGTATTCTTGTTGCAAGTGATGTGGCAGCTCGTGGTATTGATGTTGAAGATGTTGAGATGGTCTTCAATTATGATCTTCCACAGGACATTGAGTATTATGTCCACCGGATTGGACGGACAGCCCGGGCTGGTAAAGGTGGAAAATCGGTGAGTTTTGTAATGCCACGCGACCGTTGGAGGATGAAAGATATCCAGCGGCAGACCAACACACACATGCACCGAATGTCTATCCCAACTGCTGCAGAGATTGCAGAAGCACGGGCAAAAGAAACAATATCCAAGATAAAAACAGTTATTGGAAGTGAAGACCTCACAAAATATCAGGAAGTAATCGAGAGTCTCGTTGCAGAAGGATTTGATCCAGTACAACTGGCTGCAGCATTCCTGAAAGAAAAGAGTGCCTACACCGGTTCTTCAGGTGCTAACGAAGTAGTGGGTGGAGAGTTTTCAGAGCAACCTGGTTCAGCCCGATTGTTTATCTCTGCAGGACGCAAAGATGGATTCAGTCCTCGTGATATTGTATATGCAGTATCTTCAGCATGTAACATGCCTGAGCGTGCAGTGGGAGATATCCAGATGTACCCTGCATATTCCTTTGTTCAGATCCCATCATCATATGTAAACCGGGTAATATCCCGGCTTGATGGAGCAGAGATCAGGGGAGTCAGAATCGGTGTAAGCCCGGCAAAACCTCGGCAGCAATAA
- the cas1 gene encoding CRISPR-associated endonuclease Cas1 has translation MKKGTGYPIWKVVAGHGSHIKATREILSVQYHGATTDIPLTNLDHLMIMGGHQIQTSAITTLLKHHIFISFLESDGEPAGYLKPYGYTMDETMRENQARATPFSYALACAKGVVRERMLTVERWNEEGDGKILFSGELDILNQAADELDSLIKIDEISRVDRLIGDMYYEIMSRLISPDLNYKRRTSRPYRDPVNAILSFGYAMLTTDCTRALIGVHLDPDQGMLNRGKRSLATDLVNCWKTRMIDLVTLDLLNTGEIREDSYECGEKRCILSEMLIRRLIERYQHSIRQDVIDTQVKTLVEAINGNSNFQIHRF, from the coding sequence ATGAAAAAAGGAACTGGATATCCAATATGGAAGGTTGTAGCGGGGCATGGATCGCACATAAAGGCAACCCGTGAAATTCTTTCAGTTCAGTACCATGGCGCTACCACCGATATCCCTCTCACAAATCTCGATCATTTGATGATCATGGGAGGGCATCAGATTCAGACATCAGCGATCACCACCTTATTAAAACATCACATTTTTATTTCATTTCTTGAATCTGATGGTGAACCCGCCGGGTATCTGAAACCCTATGGATATACAATGGATGAAACCATGAGGGAGAATCAGGCCCGGGCTACACCTTTTAGTTATGCTCTTGCCTGTGCAAAAGGAGTGGTACGTGAACGGATGCTAACTGTTGAACGCTGGAATGAAGAAGGAGATGGAAAAATTCTCTTCAGTGGTGAACTGGATATACTCAATCAAGCAGCAGATGAATTGGACAGCCTTATAAAAATCGATGAAATAAGCAGAGTTGACAGGCTTATTGGTGATATGTATTATGAAATTATGAGCAGATTGATATCACCTGACCTGAACTATAAACGAAGAACAAGCAGACCTTACCGTGACCCGGTTAATGCTATTCTCTCTTTCGGATACGCTATGCTCACCACAGACTGTACAAGGGCACTCATCGGAGTGCATCTCGATCCAGATCAAGGTATGCTCAATCGGGGAAAGCGATCTTTGGCAACCGATCTTGTAAATTGCTGGAAGACCAGGATGATTGATCTCGTAACTCTTGATCTACTTAATACCGGAGAAATCAGAGAAGATTCATATGAATGTGGAGAAAAACGCTGTATCCTTTCAGAGATGCTCATCCGGAGGCTTATTGAACGGTACCAACATAGTATCAGACAGGATGTTATCGATACACAGGTCAAAACGTTGGTTGAAGCAATAAACGGAAACTCAAACTTTCAAATACACAGATTTTAA